Proteins co-encoded in one Kocuria flava genomic window:
- the pstB gene encoding phosphate ABC transporter ATP-binding protein PstB: MSKRIDVEHLNVHYGTFLAVEDVSMGIDARSVTAFIGPSGCGKSTFLRTLNRMHEVIPGARAEGRVLLDGEDLYGPGVDPVVVRSMVGMVFQRPNPFPTMSIRDNVLAGVKLNSKRISRGEADDLVESSLRGANLWNEVKDRLDRPGSGLSGGQQQRLCIARAIAVKPDVILMDEPCSALDPISTLAIEDLISELKQDYTVVIVTHNMQQASRVSDRTAFFNIAGTGKPGKLIEYGPTSEIFANPQEKQTEDYVSGRFG, translated from the coding sequence ATGTCCAAGCGAATCGACGTCGAGCACCTCAACGTCCACTACGGCACCTTCCTGGCGGTCGAGGACGTCAGCATGGGGATCGACGCCCGGTCGGTGACCGCGTTCATCGGTCCCTCCGGCTGCGGCAAGTCCACCTTCCTGCGCACGCTCAACCGCATGCACGAGGTCATCCCCGGAGCCCGCGCCGAGGGCAGGGTCCTGCTCGACGGCGAGGACCTCTACGGCCCCGGCGTGGACCCCGTGGTCGTGCGCTCCATGGTCGGCATGGTCTTCCAGCGGCCCAACCCGTTCCCCACGATGTCCATCCGGGACAACGTGCTGGCCGGGGTCAAGCTCAACAGCAAGCGGATCTCCCGCGGGGAGGCCGACGACCTGGTCGAGAGCTCCCTGCGCGGGGCCAACCTGTGGAACGAGGTCAAGGACCGCCTCGACCGTCCCGGCTCCGGACTCTCCGGCGGCCAGCAGCAGCGCCTGTGCATCGCCCGGGCGATCGCGGTCAAGCCCGACGTGATCCTCATGGACGAGCCGTGCTCGGCCCTGGACCCGATCTCCACGCTGGCGATCGAGGACCTGATCAGCGAGCTCAAGCAGGACTACACGGTCGTGATCGTCACGCACAACATGCAGCAGGCCTCCCGCGTGTCCGACCGCACGGCCTTCTTCAACATCGCCGGCACCGGCAAGCCCGGCAAGCTCATCGAGTACGGGCCCACCTCGGAGATCTTCGCCAACCCGCAGGAGAAGCAGACCGAGGACTACGTCTCCGGCCGCTTCGGCTGA
- the pstA gene encoding phosphate ABC transporter permease PstA has translation MSTPPLHQQTSSPGAAGRRAKLTRNQRPAWLVPAIAVAAVVVGAALAALVGFSTALWAVFAAVLFLVAAPLAVTAVEGRRKGADSLTTYLVHTAFVLAVIPLVSVIWTVLANGVPGLTSNLLLTSMNGVTGATDNAAAAGETPVLGGAYHAIVGTVSITFWATLMSVPIGLLTAIYLVEYSQGGWLGRAITFFVDVMTGIPSIVAGLFAAALFGLILGPSTRFGFVAAVALTVLMIPTVVKNTEEMLKIVPNELREASYALGVRKWRTITKVVIPTAISGIASGVTLAIARVIGETAPLLVTAGFATAINWNSFSGWMTTLPTFIYYQIMTPTSPTNPDPSAQRAWAAALILILIVMLLNLVARLVARAFAPRTAGR, from the coding sequence ATGTCGACCCCACCCCTGCACCAGCAGACCTCGTCGCCGGGCGCCGCCGGCCGCCGCGCGAAGCTCACGCGGAACCAGCGGCCGGCCTGGCTCGTGCCCGCCATCGCCGTCGCCGCCGTCGTCGTGGGCGCGGCCCTGGCCGCGCTCGTGGGCTTCTCCACGGCCCTGTGGGCGGTCTTCGCCGCCGTGCTCTTCCTCGTCGCCGCGCCCCTGGCCGTCACGGCCGTGGAGGGCCGGCGCAAGGGCGCCGACTCCCTGACCACGTACCTGGTCCACACCGCGTTCGTGCTGGCCGTCATCCCGCTGGTCTCCGTCATCTGGACCGTGCTGGCCAACGGCGTCCCGGGCCTGACCTCCAACCTGCTGCTGACCTCCATGAACGGGGTCACGGGCGCGACCGACAACGCCGCGGCGGCGGGGGAGACCCCGGTGCTCGGCGGGGCCTACCACGCGATCGTGGGCACCGTCTCGATCACCTTCTGGGCCACGCTGATGTCGGTGCCCATCGGGCTGCTCACCGCGATCTACCTCGTGGAGTACTCCCAGGGCGGCTGGCTGGGGCGGGCGATCACGTTCTTCGTGGACGTGATGACCGGCATCCCCTCGATCGTGGCGGGCCTGTTCGCGGCCGCCCTGTTCGGCCTGATCCTCGGCCCCTCGACCCGCTTCGGGTTCGTGGCCGCCGTGGCGCTGACCGTGCTCATGATCCCCACGGTCGTGAAGAACACCGAGGAGATGCTCAAGATCGTCCCCAACGAGCTGCGCGAGGCCTCCTACGCCCTCGGGGTGCGCAAGTGGCGGACCATCACCAAGGTCGTCATCCCCACGGCGATCTCCGGCATCGCCTCGGGCGTGACCCTGGCGATCGCCCGCGTGATCGGCGAGACCGCCCCGCTGCTCGTGACCGCCGGCTTCGCCACGGCCATCAACTGGAACTCGTTCTCCGGCTGGATGACCACGCTGCCGACGTTCATCTACTACCAGATCATGACCCCGACCTCCCCGACCAACCCCGATCCCTCCGCCCAGCGGGCGTGGGCCGCGGCACTGATCCTGATCCTGATCGTCATGCTGCTGAACCTGGTCGCACGGCTGGTCGCCCGGGCCTTCGCGCCCAGGACCGCCGGGCGCTGA